A single region of the Bacillus cereus genome encodes:
- the qcrC gene encoding menaquinol-cytochrome c reductase cytochrome b/c subunit, which produces MHRGKGMKFVGDSRVPVARKPNIPKDYSEYPGKTEAFWPNFLLKEWMVGAVFLIGYLCLTVAHPSPLERMADPTDAGYIPLPDWYFLFLYQLLKYSYASGSFTVIGAFIMPGIAFGALLLAPFLDRGPERAPFKRPVATGFMLLAIASIIFLTWESVAHHDWEAAKKQGAIVKTAPVDKNDDGYKLMQKNTCLTCHGDNLQGGAAAPALQNLTLKPEEIAKIAKDGKGAMPKGVFKGTDEELKKLSEFVAKYNKK; this is translated from the coding sequence ATGCATCGCGGCAAAGGGATGAAGTTTGTAGGAGATTCTCGGGTACCAGTAGCTCGGAAACCAAATATTCCAAAAGATTATTCGGAATATCCAGGGAAAACAGAAGCGTTTTGGCCGAATTTCTTGTTAAAAGAATGGATGGTTGGTGCAGTTTTTTTAATCGGTTATTTATGTTTAACAGTGGCACATCCGTCACCACTTGAGAGAATGGCGGATCCGACAGATGCCGGATATATACCACTTCCAGATTGGTATTTCTTATTCTTGTATCAGTTATTAAAGTATTCATATGCTTCGGGTTCATTTACTGTAATTGGTGCGTTTATTATGCCAGGTATCGCGTTTGGAGCATTATTGTTAGCACCATTTCTTGATCGTGGCCCAGAAAGGGCACCATTTAAGCGTCCAGTAGCAACTGGATTTATGCTTTTAGCAATTGCATCTATCATTTTCTTAACTTGGGAATCTGTAGCACACCATGATTGGGAAGCTGCAAAAAAGCAAGGAGCAATTGTAAAAACAGCACCAGTTGATAAAAATGATGACGGCTACAAACTCATGCAAAAAAATACTTGTTTAACATGTCATGGTGACAACTTACAAGGTGGTGCAGCAGCACCGGCTCTACAAAACTTAACTTTAAAACCGGAAGAAATCGCTAAAATTGCGAAAGATGGTAAAGGTGCAATGCCTAAAGGTGTATTTAAAGGAACGGATGAAGAGCTGAAAAAGCTTTCGGAATTCGTTGCAAAGTATAATAAAAAATAA